A single window of Danio rerio strain Tuebingen ecotype United States chromosome 15, GRCz12tu, whole genome shotgun sequence DNA harbors:
- the capns1b gene encoding calpain small subunit 1b isoform X1, giving the protein MFMTKIIKGLVDVVSNIDQFVPSDPPPPKRPLAYASHNETDEERQFRKVFQQLAGDDMEVSPKELMTILNKIISKHGDLKTDGFSIESCRSMVAVMDSDSTGKLGFEEFNYLWNNIKRWQAIYKKYDADQSGVIGSDELPGAFKAAGFPLNDQLFQLIVRRYSDEMGNMDFDNYIGCLVRLDAMCRAFKTLDKDNNGTIKVDIQEWLQLTMYS; this is encoded by the exons ATgtttatgaccaaaataattaaaGGGCTCGTAGATGTTGTCAG CAACATCGACCAGTTCGTTCCTTCTGACCCT CCTCCTCCCAAAAGACCACTTGCATATGCAAGCCATAATGAAACTGATGAGGAGAGACAGTTTCGCAAAGTGTTTCAGCAGCTTGCAGGGGAT GACATGGAGGTGAGCCCTAAGGAACTGATGACCATCCTCAACAAGATTATTTCAAAAC ATGGTGATCTGAAGACAGATGGTTTCTCCATTGAGTCCTGCAGAAGCATGGTGGCTGTCATGGAT AGTGACAGTACTGGAAAACTGGGTTTTGAAGAATTTAATTATCTTTGGAATAACATCAAGAGGTGGCAG GCCATTTACAAGAAATATGATGCCGATCAATCTGGTGTGATTGGGTCTGATGAGCTGCCTGGAGCTTTTAAAGCAGCAG GCTTCCCACTCAATGACCAGCTATTCCAGCTGATCGTTCGTCGTTATAGTGATGAAATGGGAAACATGGACTTTGACAATTACATTGGATGTCTCGTGCGCCTGGATGCTATGTGTC GTGCCTTCAAGACACTTGATAAGGACAACAATGGCACCATTAAAGTTGACATTCAAGAG TGGTTGCAGCTGACTATGTACTCCTGA
- the capns1b gene encoding calpain small subunit 1b (The RefSeq protein has 3 substitutions compared to this genomic sequence), with amino-acid sequence MFMTKIIKGLVDVVSNIDQFVPSDPPPPKRPLAYASHNETDEERQFRKVFQQLAGDDMEVSPKELMTILNKIISKHGDLKTDGFSIESCRSMVAVMDSDSTGKLGFEEFNYLWNNIKRWQAIYKTYDADHSGVIGSDELPGAFKAAGFPLNDQLFQLIVRRYSDEKGNMDFDNYIGCLVRLDAMCRAFKTLDKDNNGTIKVDIQEWLQLTMYS; translated from the exons ATgtttatgaccaaaataattaaaGGGCTCGTAGATGTTGTCAG CAACATCGACCAGTTCGTTCCTTCTGACCCT CCTCCTCCCAAAAGACCACTTGCATATGCAAGCCATAATGAAACTGATGAGGAGAGACAGTTTCGCAAAGTGTTTCAGCAGCTTGCAGGGGAT GACATGGAGGTGAGCCCTAAGGAACTGATGACCATCCTCAACAAGATTATTTCAAAAC ATGGTGATCTGAAGACAGATGGTTTCTCCATTGAGTCCTGCAGAAGCATGGTGGCTGTCATGGAT AGTGACAGTACTGGAAAACTGGGTTTTGAAGAATTTAATTATCTTTGGAATAACATCAAGAGGTGGCAG GCCATTTACAAGAAATATGATGCCGATCAATCTGGTGTGATTGGGTCTGATGAGCTGCCTGGAGCTTTTAAAGCAGCAG GCTTCCCACTCAATGACCAGCTATTCCAGCTGATCGTTCGTCGTTATAGTGATGAAATGGGAAACATGGACTTTGACAATTACATTGGATGTCTCGTGCGCCTGGATGCTATGTGTC GTGCCTTCAAGACACTTGATAAGGACAACAATGGCACCATTAAAGTTGACATTCAAGAG TGGTTGCAGCTGACTATGTACTCCTGA